A region of Drosophila teissieri strain GT53w unplaced genomic scaffold, Prin_Dtei_1.1 Segkk7_quiver_pilon_scaf, whole genome shotgun sequence DNA encodes the following proteins:
- the LOC122625787 gene encoding uncharacterized protein LOC122625787 has product MRVNEVQVQNEDDDPQVLEVPSADVTILGRHLTDFLDTGASVSVLGRDCRELVEALGSPVQPYFSVVRTASGEDRSFIIIIIGRLDLTVDYRGVKRTISFYLCPYLEQAAYFGIDFWRVVGLEPAVVGGIGPKPEKEAAEIHARQMELYADQEEMDEALQGPYPKSPEKQKVVEDDVDKMLALGDIEESKRPWSNRTTVVSKQGKNCFCLDARKLNALTVKDAYPLPSVDGVLSRIDQRHFISCVDLKFAFWQIELDDNSKEYTVFTVSGRPLYQFRMMPFGLYNAAQRLVRLMDRRNHDGEEQPIAFFSVKMNKHQVNCTATEKECLAAVLETSF; this is encoded by the exons ATGCGGGTTAATGAGGTGCAGGTCCAGAATGAAGACGACGATCCTCAGGTCCTCGAGGT GCCCTCTGCGGACGTGACGATTCTGGGTAGGCACCTCACAGACTTCTTGGACACGGGAGCCAGTGTAAGCGTGCTCGGCAGGGACTGCAGGGAGCTCGTGGAAGCACTAGGGTCCCCGGTTCAGCCATACTTCTCGGTGGTGAGGACGGCATCTGGTGAGGATCggtcttttattattattattatcggACGTTTGGATTTGACCGTGGATTATAGAGGAGTAAAGAGGACAATATCTTTCTATCTTTGCCCTTACCTGGAACAAGCTGCCTACTTTGGAATCGATTTCTGGCGAGTGGTCGGGCTAGAACCAGCGGTCGTAGGTGGAATCGGGCCGAAGCCGGAGAAAGAAGCTGCCGAAATCCATGCCAGGCAAATGGAGCTCTACGCCGACCAAGAGGAGATGGACGAAGC TCTTCAAGGACCCTATCCCAAGTCTCCAGAGAAGCAGAAGGTCGTTGAGGATGATGTGGACAAGATGTTGGCGTTGGGAGACATTGAGGAGAGTAAGAGGCCGTGGAGCAATCGTACGACGGTAGTGTCCAAGCAAGGGAAGAACTGCTTTTGTCTGGATGCCCGCAAACTGAACGCTTTGACGGTGAAGGACGCATACCCTCTACCTAGTGTTGATGGGGTCCTCTCCAGGATCGATCAGAGGCACTTTATCTCCTGTGTGGATCTAAAGTTTGCATTCTGGCAGATCGAATTGGATGACAACAGCAAGGAGTACACGGTGTTCACGGTTTCTGGGAGACCGTTGTATCAGTTCCGGATGATGCCATTCGGGCTGTACAACGCAGCGCAACGCTTGGTGCGGCTGATGGACCGG CGGAACCACGACGGCGAGGAGCAGCCGATCGCGTTCTTCTCGGTCAAGATGAATAAACACCAGGTCAACTGCACGGCCACGGAGAAGGAGTGTCTGGCAGCCGTTCTTGAAACTTCATTCTGA